The following proteins come from a genomic window of Oncorhynchus mykiss isolate Arlee chromosome 19, USDA_OmykA_1.1, whole genome shotgun sequence:
- the gsc gene encoding homeobox protein goosecoid yields MPAGMFSIDSILAGRPTCKDSVLLHRNPPVVFSNLTDSIYTATDYNGLYSHATGPSPPGMQAVNGTRIGYNNYYYGQLHLQGPNGPACCSAIPTLGSQQCPCIPTGYDSTGSVLISPVPHQMMSYMNVGTLSRTELQLLNQLHCRRKRRHRTIFTDEQLEALENLFQETKYPDVGTREQLARKVHLREEKVEVWFKNRRAKWRRQKRSSSEESENSQKWNKSTKIPTEKTEESKSDVDSDS; encoded by the exons ATGCCCGCTGGTATGTTCAGTATCGACAGTATCCTGGCCGGAAGACCCACTTGCAAGGACTCGGTGCTCCTCCATCGGAATCCCCCAGTGGTGTTCTCTAACCTCACGGATTCCATCTACACTGCTACCGATTACAATGGACTCTACTCGCACGCAACTGGACCTTCTCCTCCGGGGATGCAGGCGGTGAACGGGACTAGAATAGGATATAATAACTATTATTACGGACAACTGCATTTGCAGGGCCCCAATGGCCCTGCGTGCTGCAGCGCTATCCCAACCCTCGGCTCGCAACAGTGCCCATGTATTCCAACAG GTTATGACAGCACGGGCTCCGTGCTCATCTCTCCCGTCCCGCACCAGATGATGTCCTATATGAACGTGGGCACCTTGTCTCGGACCGAGCTCCAGCTCTTGAACCAGCTCCACTGCCGACGTAAGCGGAGACACCGAACCATCTTCACCGACGAGCAGCTTGAGGCTCTGGAAAACCTTTTTCAGGAGACCAAGTACCCTGACGTCGGCACACGGGAACAGCTCGCGCGGAAAGTGCATCTACGTGAGGAGAAGGTCGAG GTGTGGTTCAAAAACAGACGAGCGAAATGGAGAAGGCAGAAAAGGTCGTCCTCGGAAGAATCTGAAAACTCACAGAAATGGAACAAATCGACGAAAATACCCACAGAAAAAACCGAGGAAAGCAAAAGTGACGTGGATTCTGACAGCTGA